A section of the Citrobacter farmeri genome encodes:
- the cbrA gene encoding colicin M resistance lipid reductase CbrA produces the protein MEHFDVAIIGLGPAGAALARKLSGKMRVLALDKKRQCGNEGFTKPCGGLLAPDAQRSFIRDGITLPVDVIANPQIFSVKTVDADASLKRNYQRSYININRHAFDLWMKSLIPDEVQVYHDSLCRKIWREEGKWHVIFRADGWEQQITARYLVGADGANSLVRRYLYPDHQIRKYVAIQQWFAESHPVPFYACIFDNAATDCYSWSISKDGYFIFGGAYPMKDGQARFEALKEKMTAFQFRFGTPVKSEKCTVLFPSRWADFVCGEENAFLIGEAAGFISASSLEGISYALDSAEILRSVLMKDAPDINRAYRKATRKLRCKLYGKILKSRCLTAPVLRNAIMRSGIAHIPLSQDDQPTATSGGLVKEY, from the coding sequence ATGGAACATTTCGACGTAGCGATTATCGGTCTCGGCCCGGCCGGCGCAGCGCTGGCGCGTAAACTAAGCGGCAAGATGCGTGTGCTTGCGCTGGATAAAAAACGGCAGTGCGGCAACGAGGGGTTTACAAAACCCTGTGGCGGTTTACTGGCGCCGGACGCACAGCGTTCGTTCATCCGCGACGGGATCACGCTACCGGTGGATGTCATTGCCAACCCGCAGATTTTCAGCGTCAAAACGGTGGATGCCGACGCATCGCTGAAGCGCAATTACCAGCGCAGCTACATCAATATTAATCGTCATGCCTTTGATTTATGGATGAAATCATTGATCCCGGATGAGGTACAGGTGTACCACGACAGCCTGTGTCGAAAAATCTGGCGAGAAGAGGGGAAGTGGCACGTGATTTTTCGCGCCGACGGTTGGGAACAGCAGATTACCGCCCGCTATCTGGTGGGTGCCGACGGGGCAAACTCGTTGGTGCGTCGCTATCTTTATCCGGACCATCAGATTCGCAAATATGTCGCCATCCAGCAGTGGTTCGCGGAAAGTCATCCGGTCCCGTTTTACGCCTGTATTTTCGATAACGCCGCAACGGACTGCTACTCCTGGAGTATCAGCAAAGACGGCTATTTCATCTTTGGCGGCGCGTATCCGATGAAGGATGGCCAGGCGCGCTTCGAGGCGCTGAAAGAGAAAATGACTGCGTTTCAATTCCGCTTCGGCACGCCGGTAAAAAGCGAGAAATGTACCGTACTCTTCCCGTCGCGCTGGGCGGATTTCGTCTGCGGCGAAGAGAACGCGTTTCTGATTGGCGAGGCAGCCGGATTTATCAGCGCCAGTTCACTGGAAGGAATTAGCTACGCCCTGGATAGTGCGGAGATCCTCAGGTCCGTACTGATGAAGGATGCGCCGGATATTAACCGCGCTTACCGGAAAGCCACCCGCAAATTGCGCTGCAAGCTATATGGCAAAATCCTGAAGAGTCGCTGTTTGACGGCGCCCGTATTGCGAAACGCGATTATGCGAAGCGGCATCGCGCATATCCCACTTAGCCAGGATGACCAGCCCACCGCAACGTCTGGCGGGCTGGTAAAGGAGTATTAG
- the dgoD gene encoding galactonate dehydratase: MKITKLTTYRLPPRWMFLKIETDEGVVGWGEPVIEGRARTVEAAVHELGDYLIGQDPARINDLWQVMYRAGFYRGGPIMMSAIAGIDQALWDIKGKVLNAPVWQLMGGLVRDKIKAYSWVGGDRPAEVIDGIKQLRNIGFDTFKLNGCEEMGVIDNSRAVDRAVNTVAQIREAFGNEIEFGLDFHGRVSAPMAKVLIKELEPYRPLFIEEPVLAEQAEYYPKLAEQTHIPIAAGERMFSRFEFKRVLEAGGLAILQPDLSHAGGITECYKIAAMAEAYDVALAPHCPLGPIALAACLHVDFVSRNAVFQEQSMGIHYNKGAELLDFVKNKDDFNMEGGFFKPLMRPGLGVDIDEAKVIELSKNAPDWRNPLWRHEDGSVAEW, encoded by the coding sequence ATGAAAATAACCAAACTCACCACGTACCGTTTACCTCCGCGTTGGATGTTCCTGAAAATTGAAACCGACGAAGGCGTCGTCGGCTGGGGCGAGCCGGTGATTGAAGGCCGTGCGCGTACCGTCGAAGCGGCGGTACATGAACTGGGTGATTACCTGATTGGTCAGGATCCGGCGCGTATTAACGATTTGTGGCAGGTGATGTACCGCGCAGGCTTCTATCGCGGTGGCCCGATTATGATGAGCGCTATCGCCGGTATCGACCAGGCGCTGTGGGACATCAAAGGTAAAGTGCTGAATGCCCCGGTCTGGCAGCTGATGGGGGGTCTGGTGCGCGACAAAATCAAAGCCTACAGCTGGGTTGGCGGCGATCGTCCTGCGGAAGTGATCGACGGCATTAAGCAACTGCGCAATATCGGCTTTGACACCTTTAAGCTCAATGGCTGCGAAGAGATGGGAGTGATTGATAACTCGCGAGCGGTCGATCGTGCAGTGAACACCGTGGCGCAGATCCGCGAAGCCTTTGGCAATGAGATTGAGTTTGGTCTGGATTTCCACGGCCGCGTTAGCGCGCCAATGGCAAAAGTGTTGATTAAAGAGCTGGAGCCTTATCGTCCGCTGTTTATTGAAGAGCCGGTGCTGGCAGAACAGGCGGAGTACTATCCGAAACTGGCGGAACAGACGCATATTCCGATCGCGGCGGGTGAACGTATGTTCTCGCGCTTTGAGTTTAAACGGGTACTGGAAGCAGGCGGACTGGCGATTTTGCAGCCGGATCTGTCACATGCGGGCGGTATCACCGAGTGCTACAAAATTGCGGCGATGGCGGAAGCCTATGATGTGGCGCTGGCTCCGCACTGTCCGCTGGGGCCGATCGCGCTGGCTGCGTGTCTGCACGTCGACTTTGTTTCGCGCAATGCGGTGTTCCAGGAACAGAGCATGGGCATTCACTATAACAAGGGCGCGGAGCTGCTCGACTTTGTGAAAAACAAAGATGATTTCAACATGGAAGGCGGGTTCTTCAAACCGTTGATGAGGCCGGGACTTGGCGTGGATATTGATGAGGCCAAAGTCATTGAGCTGAGTAAAAATGCGCCGGACTGGCGTAATCCGCTGTGGCGTCATGAAGACGGCAGTGTAGCGGAGTGGTAA
- a CDS encoding MFS transporter, whose protein sequence is MVSGFAMPKIWRQIAMDIPVTAAKTGRRRYLTLVMIFITVVICYVDRANLAVASAHIQEEFGITKAEMGYVFSAFAWLYTLCQIPGGWFLDRVGSRLTYFIAIFGWSVATLFQGFATGLMSLIGLRAITGIFEAPAFPTNNRMVTSWFPEHERASAVGFYTSGQFVGLAFLTPLLIWIQEMLSWHWVFIVTGGIGIVWSLVWFKVYQPPRLTKSITKAELDYIRDGGGLVDGDAPVKKEARQPLTKADWKLVFHRKLVGVYLGQFAVTSTLWFFLTWFPNYLTQEKGITALKAGFMTTVPFLAAFFGVLLSGWLADKLVKKGFSLGVARKTPIICGLLISTCIMGANYTNDPVWIMTLMAIAFFGNGFASITWSLVSSLAPMRLIGLTGGVFNFVGGLGGITVPLVIGYLAQDYGFGPALVYISVVALIGALSYILLVGDVKRVG, encoded by the coding sequence ATGGTGAGCGGCTTCGCTATGCCCAAAATCTGGAGACAGATTGCGATGGATATTCCAGTTACTGCTGCAAAAACCGGTCGTCGCCGTTACCTGACGCTGGTTATGATCTTTATTACCGTGGTCATCTGTTATGTCGACCGCGCCAATCTCGCGGTGGCGTCGGCACATATTCAGGAAGAGTTTGGCATTACGAAAGCGGAAATGGGTTACGTCTTCTCGGCTTTTGCCTGGCTGTATACGCTATGCCAGATTCCGGGGGGCTGGTTCCTTGACCGTGTTGGCTCGCGCCTGACCTACTTCATCGCCATATTTGGCTGGTCGGTGGCAACCCTCTTCCAGGGTTTCGCCACCGGGTTGATGTCGCTGATTGGTCTGCGCGCGATTACCGGGATTTTTGAAGCGCCAGCCTTCCCGACCAACAACAGGATGGTGACGAGCTGGTTCCCTGAACATGAGCGCGCTTCCGCCGTCGGTTTTTATACTTCAGGACAATTTGTCGGTCTGGCATTCCTGACTCCGCTGCTGATCTGGATTCAGGAGATGCTGAGCTGGCACTGGGTGTTCATTGTCACCGGGGGAATCGGCATTGTCTGGTCGCTTGTCTGGTTTAAGGTGTATCAGCCGCCCCGTTTAACCAAAAGTATCACTAAAGCGGAACTGGACTATATTCGTGACGGCGGCGGTCTGGTGGATGGCGATGCGCCTGTTAAGAAAGAGGCGCGTCAGCCTCTGACTAAAGCAGACTGGAAGCTCGTGTTCCACCGGAAGCTGGTGGGCGTTTATCTGGGCCAGTTTGCTGTCACCTCTACGCTGTGGTTCTTCCTGACGTGGTTCCCGAATTACCTGACGCAGGAAAAAGGCATTACCGCGCTGAAGGCGGGCTTTATGACCACCGTTCCGTTTCTGGCCGCATTCTTTGGCGTGCTGCTTTCCGGATGGCTGGCGGATAAGTTGGTGAAAAAAGGCTTCTCGCTTGGCGTGGCGCGTAAAACACCGATTATCTGCGGCCTGTTAATCTCTACCTGCATTATGGGCGCAAACTACACTAACGATCCGGTGTGGATTATGACCCTGATGGCGATAGCGTTCTTCGGCAACGGGTTTGCTTCCATCACCTGGTCTCTGGTCTCTTCGCTGGCACCAATGCGTCTTATCGGCCTGACAGGAGGCGTGTTTAACTTTGTCGGTGGACTGGGTGGGATCACCGTTCCGCTGGTGATTGGCTACCTTGCGCAAGACTATGGATTTGGCCCTGCGCTGGTCTACATCTCCGTGGTTGCCCTGATTGGCGCTCTCTCTTACATCCTGCTGGTGGGCGATGTAAAACGCGTGGGCTAA
- a CDS encoding DUF3748 domain-containing protein, giving the protein MKQVTFTPRNHQLTNTRTWTPDSHWLVFDVRPSGASFTGETIERVNVHTGEGEVIYRATQGAHVGVVTVHPQAEKYVFIHGPENPDATWQYDFHHRRGVIAEQGQVTNLDAMDITSPYTPGALRGGSHVHVFSPDGEFVSFTYNDHVMHERDLALDLRNVGVAVPYGPVAVSAQHPREYSGSHWCVLVSQTTPDPTPGSDEITRAYEEGWVGNHALAFIGDTLSVNGEKVPELFLVELPQDEEGWKTPGEAPLEGTDATLPSPPRGVVQRRLTFTHARRFPGLATVPRHWVRSNPQATEIAFLMRDDVGIVQLWLIPAQGGEPRQLTHHATGIQSAFNWHPSGKWLGFVLDNRIACCDVHSGDIIFLTQNHGNPPSADAVVFSPDGQFVAWMEEVDGFRQLWMTETGR; this is encoded by the coding sequence ATGAAGCAAGTCACCTTTACGCCGCGTAATCATCAGCTTACCAATACCCGGACCTGGACGCCTGACAGCCACTGGCTGGTTTTTGACGTCCGTCCGTCAGGGGCTTCTTTTACCGGCGAGACCATTGAACGGGTGAATGTCCATACCGGTGAGGGGGAGGTGATTTATCGCGCAACGCAGGGAGCGCACGTCGGTGTGGTAACAGTGCATCCGCAGGCGGAGAAATATGTGTTTATTCATGGGCCTGAAAACCCGGACGCGACGTGGCAATACGACTTTCATCATCGTCGTGGCGTGATTGCCGAACAGGGACAGGTGACAAATCTGGACGCGATGGATATCACTTCTCCCTACACGCCGGGTGCACTGCGCGGCGGCAGTCATGTTCATGTTTTCAGCCCTGACGGCGAGTTTGTCAGCTTTACCTATAACGACCATGTGATGCATGAACGTGATTTGGCACTGGATTTACGCAACGTTGGCGTCGCGGTGCCTTATGGACCGGTGGCGGTATCCGCGCAGCACCCGCGTGAATACAGCGGTAGTCACTGGTGCGTACTGGTCAGCCAGACAACGCCTGACCCCACGCCGGGCAGCGATGAAATCACTCGTGCCTATGAAGAGGGCTGGGTGGGAAATCATGCGCTGGCGTTTATCGGTGATACGCTTTCCGTCAATGGTGAGAAAGTGCCTGAGCTGTTTCTGGTAGAACTGCCGCAGGATGAGGAGGGCTGGAAAACGCCAGGAGAGGCCCCTCTGGAAGGCACCGACGCAACCTTGCCCTCACCGCCGCGCGGTGTTGTCCAGCGTCGGCTGACGTTTACCCATGCACGCCGCTTTCCCGGGCTGGCGACGGTTCCGCGCCATTGGGTGCGCAGCAATCCGCAGGCAACAGAGATTGCGTTCCTGATGCGCGATGACGTGGGGATTGTGCAACTTTGGCTGATCCCGGCCCAGGGAGGCGAGCCTCGCCAGTTGACGCATCATGCCACGGGCATTCAATCCGCGTTTAACTGGCACCCGTCGGGGAAATGGCTGGGATTTGTGCTGGATAACCGTATCGCCTGCTGTGATGTCCACAGCGGCGACATTATCTTTTTAACCCAGAATCACGGCAATCCACCCTCTGCGGATGCCGTGGTATTTTCGC